Proteins from a single region of Paenibacillus rhizovicinus:
- a CDS encoding type II toxin-antitoxin system HicB family antitoxin has protein sequence MNQQTTEMSFQLLIEEDKIQGDFIGYIPALRLGVQGDSLEEVRVNAADLLQMEIESRLQMGKSLPSDNTATMERLTISVPLPVEK, from the coding sequence ATGAACCAACAAACAACTGAAATGAGCTTTCAACTTTTGATCGAGGAAGACAAGATTCAGGGTGATTTTATCGGATATATTCCAGCACTTCGCCTTGGCGTCCAGGGCGATTCTTTAGAAGAAGTACGCGTCAATGCTGCCGATCTGCTACAAATGGAAATTGAGTCGCGCCTGCAGATGGGCAAGAGCCTTCCTTCCGATAATACGGCAACGATGGAGCGCCTCACGATCAGCGTCCCGCTCCCAGTAGAAAAATGA
- a CDS encoding ATP-dependent DNA ligase, with protein MKMFVSPMLLQYAAGNEPFDKENHIAELKLDGIRLLVSTMDGLRLYTRHENDVTHKFPELHNSPLPAGTILDGELIVTDQHGKPDFEAMMSRFQSRSSRVQATFCAFDILRYKGIDVTGLLLSRRKELLFEAFTETERYTKVMPAKGSAVQYFAAASALSLEGVVIKDLRSRYAVGTRSWSWQKVINWTRAEVFITGARRGQLGWLTSIEENGRMRPAGIIEFGINDEHKRALRSVQHKLIYKEDKFAAHFRPIIRARVKTRNWTKNGMLRSPVFEEFIL; from the coding sequence ATGAAAATGTTCGTATCTCCAATGCTATTGCAATATGCGGCTGGCAATGAGCCTTTTGACAAGGAAAACCACATCGCGGAACTAAAACTAGACGGCATCCGTCTCCTCGTATCTACGATGGATGGATTGCGGCTATATACGCGGCATGAAAACGACGTTACACATAAATTTCCGGAACTGCATAATTCTCCACTGCCTGCGGGCACGATACTAGATGGCGAGCTCATCGTTACCGATCAACATGGCAAACCAGACTTCGAAGCAATGATGAGCCGCTTCCAATCGCGCAGCAGCCGAGTACAGGCTACCTTCTGTGCCTTTGACATTCTTCGTTACAAAGGGATAGATGTCACGGGATTGCTGCTTTCCAGGCGCAAGGAACTGCTCTTTGAAGCGTTCACGGAAACAGAACGCTATACGAAAGTCATGCCGGCGAAGGGCAGCGCGGTCCAGTATTTCGCAGCAGCCAGTGCGCTTAGCCTTGAAGGGGTCGTGATTAAGGACCTCCGGTCACGGTATGCAGTCGGCACTCGCTCGTGGTCCTGGCAAAAAGTCATTAACTGGACGCGGGCTGAAGTGTTCATCACGGGGGCGCGCCGCGGTCAGCTAGGTTGGCTAACGTCGATTGAAGAAAATGGTCGCATGCGACCGGCTGGCATAATTGAATTTGGGATTAACGACGAACACAAGCGTGCGCTACGGAGCGTTCAGCACAAGCTCATTTATAAGGAAGACAAGTTCGCCGCTCACTTCAGGCCAATCATCCGCGCGCGGGTAAAAACACGAAACTGGACGAAGAACGGCATGCTGCGGTCACCAGTGTTCGAAGAGTTCATCTTATAG
- a CDS encoding spore germination protein, translating into MFFIKNMLFKSKPKFNKPNATESSSFTFATEMAQMNIQLQETFRMLPDFVSRELTNKVTFGVYYLSNLVDSELLNKEILNRLIEIEELLSPEKLVDLLPIGQLLLDDNWNHMQQYILQGWTYIHISGYKYGILVNTAKQRERALTKPENESQILGPQIAFTENLETNLALIHQYLPNPDLSEIAINMGENTQNNIRVVYLRNRADLEMVTHILNTIQALDLESLLDATVLAQWMEDNPNSAFPQTITTERVDRAIFPLLEGKVVIVVSGSPNVIICPTTFLDFFKSIEDYYYRWTVGLFLRGLRVLGIMISLFATAVYVAALTFHYETIPQAFLVPLAQSRARVPFPPLIEALMLETIIQLLGEAGARLPSKVGQTMGIVGGIVIGQAAVQAGFTSNILIIIVALSALSSFTTPVFAMSNTIRIIRFSIIISAGIIGGLGITMSIAFLILHLLRQSSVGQPYFYPPYTIENKNKRDGLVRMPFSSAPKRSVFANTEENNPKGSSDIDE; encoded by the coding sequence ATGTTTTTTATAAAAAATATGTTGTTCAAATCCAAACCAAAGTTCAACAAGCCAAACGCGACGGAATCTTCGTCATTTACCTTTGCAACTGAAATGGCTCAAATGAACATACAGTTGCAAGAAACATTTCGTATGCTTCCTGATTTTGTAAGTAGAGAATTAACCAATAAGGTGACATTTGGGGTTTATTATCTAAGCAATTTAGTGGATTCGGAGCTTCTTAATAAAGAAATCCTCAATCGATTAATTGAAATAGAAGAACTGCTTTCACCTGAGAAGCTGGTGGATTTGCTTCCAATTGGACAATTGCTGTTGGATGATAATTGGAATCACATGCAACAATATATTTTGCAAGGCTGGACGTATATCCATATTAGCGGCTATAAGTATGGCATTCTGGTTAATACAGCCAAACAAAGAGAACGGGCGCTGACGAAGCCAGAAAATGAGAGTCAAATTTTAGGTCCGCAAATCGCTTTTACGGAAAATTTGGAAACCAATTTAGCGCTGATTCATCAATATTTGCCTAATCCTGATTTAAGCGAAATAGCAATAAATATGGGTGAAAATACCCAAAACAATATTCGTGTCGTCTATTTGAGAAATCGAGCCGACTTAGAAATGGTTACACATATCCTTAACACCATACAAGCCTTGGATTTGGAATCGCTATTGGATGCAACGGTTCTAGCGCAATGGATGGAGGATAACCCCAACTCAGCTTTTCCTCAAACGATTACGACAGAAAGGGTAGATCGGGCAATATTCCCCTTGTTGGAGGGAAAGGTTGTTATTGTGGTTAGCGGCAGTCCAAATGTAATCATATGCCCAACTACGTTTTTAGATTTTTTTAAATCCATTGAAGATTATTATTACAGGTGGACTGTAGGTTTATTTCTACGCGGATTGCGAGTTCTTGGTATTATGATTTCACTCTTTGCAACAGCAGTCTATGTCGCGGCACTTACTTTTCATTATGAAACAATCCCACAGGCATTTCTGGTTCCGCTTGCTCAATCCCGTGCGAGAGTTCCATTTCCCCCGCTTATTGAAGCGTTGATGCTGGAAACCATCATTCAGCTATTAGGTGAAGCAGGGGCAAGGCTACCGTCCAAAGTAGGTCAAACGATGGGGATTGTTGGCGGTATTGTCATTGGACAGGCGGCGGTACAAGCCGGATTCACCAGCAATATTTTAATCATCATCGTTGCATTAAGCGCTCTATCCTCGTTCACTACACCCGTATTTGCCATGTCTAATACGATTCGAATTATTCGATTCTCGATTATTATTTCCGCAGGTATCATAGGGGGATTAGGCATTACTATGAGCATTGCTTTTTTAATTTTGCATTTGCTTCGGCAGTCCAGTGTGGGACAACCCTATTTCTATCCTCCTTATACAATCGAAAATAAAAACAAACGGGATGGACTCGTTCGGATGCCATTCAGTTCGGCACCGAAACGATCTGTATTCGCCAATACAGAGGAGAATAATCCGAAGGGAAGCTCGGATATTGATGAGTAA
- a CDS encoding GerAB/ArcD/ProY family transporter, whose translation MSKTRQTYMYSSFLLIFIIHDAQVGVGLPGYQRVVYQLAGHDAWITVLITGIITQLVVWMMIKTLAKFENKDLYDIHLVVYGKFLGNVANLIYTVYFLFATIIVMRNYIEMIQVWLFPNAPTWVLTLLIASIVFYGVTGGLRTIVGACFIFVTITIWLIFLLYFPLKYADWTGILPILETDMSHLSKGVLSMSFTMAGFEILYFIYAYAKDKSKVQRYSQIGLMSVTFVYTVVMFVTIVFYSGGELLKTDWATFTMLKIIKFSFLERFEYIGVSLWLLVIVPNLLMYSWAATRGLKRTFAWKQKYWLYVFIGVACIACSLIESRIQINRINNLFSKLAVYIVYVYPVVLFVIVNFHSWKQKKRSHTEVIP comes from the coding sequence ATGAGTAAAACACGACAAACGTATATGTACAGTAGCTTTCTTCTCATATTTATTATCCATGACGCTCAGGTGGGAGTAGGGCTTCCCGGCTATCAAAGAGTTGTGTACCAATTAGCCGGTCATGATGCTTGGATAACTGTTCTGATTACAGGTATCATCACTCAACTCGTGGTCTGGATGATGATTAAAACGTTGGCGAAATTCGAAAATAAAGACCTTTATGACATTCATTTAGTGGTTTATGGGAAATTTCTTGGAAATGTCGCAAATCTGATCTACACGGTTTATTTCTTATTTGCAACCATCATTGTAATGCGTAATTATATCGAAATGATACAGGTCTGGTTATTCCCTAATGCCCCAACATGGGTACTTACTTTATTGATTGCAAGTATCGTGTTTTACGGGGTAACAGGCGGCTTACGAACGATTGTCGGAGCATGTTTCATATTTGTAACTATTACGATATGGCTTATCTTCTTGCTATACTTTCCTTTGAAATATGCGGACTGGACAGGGATATTGCCGATACTGGAAACGGATATGAGCCATCTGAGTAAAGGGGTCTTGTCGATGTCCTTTACAATGGCAGGGTTTGAAATTCTCTATTTCATATATGCGTATGCCAAAGATAAGTCCAAAGTCCAGCGATATTCACAAATTGGCTTAATGAGTGTCACCTTCGTGTACACGGTAGTTATGTTTGTTACTATTGTCTTTTACAGCGGCGGTGAACTCTTGAAGACGGACTGGGCTACTTTTACCATGCTGAAAATTATCAAATTTTCGTTTCTGGAAAGGTTTGAGTATATTGGCGTCAGTTTGTGGCTTCTCGTCATTGTGCCAAATCTGCTCATGTACAGTTGGGCGGCAACGAGAGGACTCAAACGTACTTTTGCATGGAAACAAAAATACTGGTTGTATGTATTTATAGGAGTTGCTTGCATCGCTTGCTCTTTGATTGAATCCCGAATACAGATAAATCGGATAAATAATCTTTTTTCTAAGTTGGCTGTCTATATCGTTTATGTGTATCCAGTGGTTCTCTTTGTCATTGTTAATTTTCATTCTTGGAAGCAAAAGAAAAGAAGCCACACAGAGGTGATACCTTGA
- a CDS encoding Ger(x)C family spore germination protein, with translation MKRFNLIFLVVLVLSLPFTLHLKANVLEKLGMVIASGYDKVDGNKIKGTYVLHQIDPSSKSTILTITSESLTSKGARVAANRQSHKKVVAGQMRVVIYDYKLAQSGLSTLVDTLFRDASVASTIYMAVSKESAEDLLTHKYTQFSDVGSFIVDDIQQNILGEQMISGTLHEFLSALYSTADPMVPLLQRKGDSVELKNVALFNGDKLVGTVGPREAFFLKTIRDRYKSGSIELSLATNQLGDIAKNVKEKTVRIVIENIASSCTKKLISQNPLKFQVNIKMKGVLTESSAQLDFRQVGVIQTLQKKLDDESEKQIQILLKKLISLDSDPIGFGEFFRSRVYHSNLTSDKWHDMYKSASYDVHVDIRIVRMGQIQ, from the coding sequence TTGAAAAGATTCAATCTTATCTTCCTTGTAGTGTTAGTATTAAGTCTGCCTTTCACATTACATTTGAAAGCAAATGTGCTGGAGAAATTAGGAATGGTGATTGCATCAGGATATGATAAAGTGGATGGCAATAAAATAAAAGGCACGTATGTGCTCCATCAGATAGACCCAAGTTCCAAATCCACCATCTTGACAATCACTTCGGAGTCCTTGACCAGTAAAGGAGCGCGTGTTGCGGCGAATCGCCAATCGCATAAAAAAGTTGTCGCCGGTCAGATGCGAGTTGTCATTTATGACTATAAACTTGCACAGTCAGGTCTTTCAACGTTGGTTGATACTTTATTTCGAGATGCGTCCGTTGCGAGTACGATTTATATGGCAGTCAGTAAAGAAAGTGCAGAAGATTTATTAACGCATAAATACACGCAATTTTCGGATGTAGGTTCGTTTATTGTAGATGACATCCAACAGAATATATTGGGAGAACAGATGATTTCGGGTACACTTCATGAATTTCTCTCAGCCTTATATTCGACGGCAGACCCTATGGTGCCGCTTCTACAAAGAAAAGGTGATTCTGTAGAACTGAAAAATGTGGCTCTGTTCAATGGTGATAAATTAGTGGGCACGGTTGGACCAAGGGAAGCTTTCTTTCTTAAGACAATTCGGGATAGATATAAATCAGGAAGCATAGAGTTATCGTTAGCTACGAATCAATTGGGAGACATCGCTAAGAACGTCAAAGAAAAGACCGTTCGAATCGTGATTGAGAACATAGCTAGCTCTTGCACTAAAAAGCTGATTAGCCAAAACCCACTTAAATTTCAGGTTAATATTAAAATGAAAGGAGTGCTTACGGAAAGTTCCGCGCAACTTGATTTCAGACAAGTTGGTGTCATTCAAACCCTGCAAAAGAAATTGGATGATGAATCAGAAAAACAGATACAAATTTTGTTAAAAAAATTAATCTCCTTAGATTCGGACCCAATCGGATTCGGAGAATTTTTCCGCAGTCGGGTGTATCACTCGAACTTGACGAGCGATAAATGGCATGACATGTATAAGTCAGCTTCCTATGATGTCCATGTGGACATACGAATCGTGCGGATGGGACAAATACAATAA
- a CDS encoding cupin domain-containing protein, with protein sequence MAKHEEVKNGVIFPVGEKNEAFAQYFVGQSYLKTLVADQNVNVGVGNVTFEPGCRNNWHIHRNGFQLLLVTGGEGWYQEEGKPAQFLKAGDVVVTHDGVKHWHGASKDSWFEHIAITAGRPEWLEPVSDEEYNKL encoded by the coding sequence GTGGCAAAACATGAAGAAGTTAAAAACGGCGTCATTTTCCCGGTGGGGGAGAAAAATGAAGCCTTTGCGCAATACTTTGTGGGACAAAGCTATTTGAAAACGCTGGTTGCTGATCAGAACGTTAATGTAGGCGTCGGAAACGTGACCTTTGAACCGGGTTGCCGTAACAACTGGCATATCCATCGAAACGGTTTTCAGCTCCTTTTGGTAACAGGCGGCGAAGGCTGGTATCAGGAAGAGGGCAAGCCTGCTCAGTTTCTAAAGGCCGGCGATGTAGTTGTTACACATGATGGGGTAAAGCACTGGCACGGCGCCTCAAAAGACAGCTGGTTCGAGCATATTGCTATTACGGCGGGTAGGCCGGAATGGCTCGAGCCTGTATCAGACGAAGAATATAACAAACTTTAA
- a CDS encoding aldo/keto reductase, translated as MQKVTLNNGVEMPVLGFGVFQIPDAEECEQCAVDAITAGYRLIDTAASYQNEVAVGNAVKRSGVPRDELFITTKLWIQDSGYEQTKRALEKSLAKLQLDYLDLYLIHQPIGDVYGSWRAMEEMYREGKIRAIGVSNFTADRLVDLIIHNDVTPAVNQVEVHPFYQQHEYAKFMREHHVQMESWGPLVQGKHNVFQNDVLQSIAERHQKTVAQVILRWMTQRGVVAIPKSVRKERIIENISIFDFELTQEEFEKIATLDTNQSLYPQANRPETIQWLADRKLDL; from the coding sequence ATGCAAAAGGTCACTTTAAATAATGGGGTGGAGATGCCCGTTCTGGGCTTTGGCGTCTTTCAGATTCCGGACGCGGAGGAATGCGAGCAATGTGCTGTCGATGCCATTACTGCAGGCTATCGACTGATCGATACGGCGGCTTCTTATCAAAATGAAGTCGCGGTTGGCAATGCCGTTAAACGCAGCGGCGTACCCAGAGACGAGCTGTTCATTACGACGAAGCTTTGGATCCAAGATAGCGGTTATGAGCAAACGAAAAGGGCATTGGAAAAATCGCTTGCCAAACTGCAGCTCGATTATTTGGATTTGTATCTGATCCATCAACCCATAGGAGACGTTTATGGCTCTTGGCGGGCGATGGAAGAGATGTACCGCGAAGGCAAGATCAGAGCCATTGGCGTCAGCAACTTCACGGCCGATCGCCTCGTCGATCTGATCATTCATAATGACGTAACTCCTGCTGTAAACCAGGTAGAAGTTCATCCTTTTTACCAGCAGCATGAATACGCTAAATTCATGAGAGAGCATCATGTTCAAATGGAGTCCTGGGGACCATTAGTGCAAGGAAAGCACAATGTCTTTCAGAACGATGTATTGCAGTCCATCGCAGAAAGGCATCAAAAAACGGTTGCTCAAGTGATTTTGCGATGGATGACGCAAAGGGGAGTTGTGGCGATTCCGAAATCGGTTCGCAAAGAAAGAATCATTGAAAATATCAGTATTTTCGACTTTGAGTTAACGCAAGAGGAATTTGAGAAGATTGCAACGTTGGATACGAATCAAAGTCTGTATCCACAGGCTAATCGACCGGAAACCATTCAATGGCTTGCTGACCGTAAGCTAGATCTTTAA
- a CDS encoding SDR family oxidoreductase, whose amino-acid sequence MVNTSEQVWMITGANKGIGAAIAKEALAQGFKVVAAARNTEGMEAALGTSPNLIITKLDITNEEQVHASVQAAQEKFGCIDVLVNNAGYGQLGYFEEITEEQLRQQMETNVFGTMRLTRTVLPVMRKQGSGTVMVFSSMMGLMSIPGGAVYSASKFALEGWAEGLKAELQHFGIKVMLVEPGPFRTDFTNKQTSAKFSELQIDDYSAQRDSMHDFYFAGEQFGDPDKLAKALMRVADDTNPPFRWLAGKGMVDAVIQHYQQRLTEYESWREVSDNTNFD is encoded by the coding sequence ATGGTAAACACAAGCGAACAAGTCTGGATGATTACGGGTGCCAATAAAGGCATTGGTGCGGCAATCGCGAAGGAAGCCTTGGCTCAGGGGTTCAAAGTCGTTGCCGCAGCCAGAAATACGGAGGGAATGGAAGCAGCCCTCGGCACCTCTCCGAATCTGATCATCACGAAGCTGGATATCACCAATGAAGAGCAAGTGCATGCTTCTGTTCAAGCGGCTCAAGAGAAATTCGGGTGTATCGACGTACTTGTCAACAACGCCGGATATGGTCAACTCGGTTACTTTGAGGAAATTACAGAAGAGCAACTCCGACAACAAATGGAAACCAATGTTTTCGGGACAATGAGACTGACCCGAACTGTGCTTCCGGTCATGCGCAAGCAAGGTTCGGGAACCGTCATGGTGTTCAGCTCCATGATGGGGCTGATGTCGATTCCGGGGGGGGCGGTATACAGTGCCTCCAAGTTCGCATTGGAAGGGTGGGCCGAGGGACTGAAGGCCGAGTTGCAGCATTTCGGCATTAAGGTCATGCTCGTGGAACCCGGCCCATTCCGCACGGACTTTACCAATAAACAGACGTCGGCCAAATTTTCCGAACTCCAAATCGACGACTATTCGGCCCAGAGAGATTCGATGCATGACTTCTACTTTGCAGGTGAACAATTCGGTGATCCAGATAAGCTCGCAAAGGCACTCATGAGGGTCGCAGATGATACGAATCCGCCTTTCCGCTGGCTAGCGGGCAAAGGCATGGTAGATGCTGTCATTCAGCATTATCAGCAGCGTCTGACCGAGTACGAATCCTGGCGCGAAGTGTCTGATAATACGAATTTTGATTGA
- a CDS encoding MDR family MFS transporter, with the protein MEKTKPYNTRAIMFSLLMCSFIGMFSETSLNIALSNLMHVFQISAATAQWLTTVYLLVLGILMPMSGLLLQRFTTKQLFTASLISLIVGTFAAAISVNFEMLLAARVLQAFGMGLLLPLMFHTILLIYPTERRGAAMGLVGLVIMCAPTTGPTIAGILIQYLSWHYIFWLSLPFLIIGLFVGLKNLENITEVSKPRFDLASIIMSTIGFGGIVYGFSKAGEDTGGWTHPAVIASVAVGLVALVLFIVRQIRMRDPLLNMGVFKHPMYVMSVVMVVSSMLMAMSLAIILPLFLQNGKGLTTLTTGLMLLPGSLLNGILSNRMGQLFDKFGPRRLVIPGLVIAAVTLWFFTNISLASTVAFIITLHMVMMIGLAMIWVPAQTNGLNQLPPHLYAHGTAVMNTVQQVTGAIATAVSISILSSGTERYLRHSTAPSQPAEIANAMATGSEHVFWFTLIVAVVGLVVSLFIRRVVINHAVEAKPTH; encoded by the coding sequence AACATCGCTCAATATCGCCCTTAGCAACTTGATGCATGTATTTCAGATATCGGCGGCAACCGCACAATGGCTGACGACCGTATACTTGCTGGTTCTTGGTATCTTAATGCCGATGAGCGGTTTACTGCTCCAACGTTTTACGACGAAACAGCTGTTCACCGCATCGCTGATCAGCTTGATCGTAGGGACATTTGCTGCTGCCATTTCCGTCAACTTTGAAATGCTGCTGGCGGCCCGCGTGCTGCAGGCATTCGGTATGGGGCTGCTTCTACCGCTTATGTTTCATACCATCCTTCTCATCTATCCCACGGAGAGAAGAGGAGCGGCAATGGGACTTGTCGGGCTGGTGATTATGTGCGCGCCAACCACGGGGCCTACGATCGCGGGAATTTTGATTCAATATTTGTCGTGGCATTATATTTTCTGGCTGTCTCTTCCGTTTCTGATCATCGGTTTGTTCGTGGGGCTTAAAAACCTGGAGAATATTACGGAGGTTTCGAAGCCGCGGTTTGATCTGGCTTCAATCATCATGTCGACCATCGGATTCGGGGGCATCGTCTACGGCTTCAGTAAGGCCGGGGAAGATACGGGAGGCTGGACGCATCCGGCTGTAATCGCATCCGTCGCCGTCGGTCTTGTTGCTCTGGTGTTATTCATCGTCAGGCAGATCCGGATGCGCGATCCCCTCTTGAACATGGGAGTATTCAAGCATCCCATGTACGTCATGAGCGTGGTGATGGTTGTATCGAGCATGCTGATGGCCATGTCTCTGGCGATTATTCTGCCACTATTTCTGCAGAATGGCAAAGGACTCACTACGTTAACCACGGGACTTATGCTGTTGCCCGGCAGCTTGCTGAATGGGATTCTATCGAATCGCATGGGCCAATTGTTCGATAAATTCGGTCCAAGACGGCTGGTGATCCCTGGATTAGTCATTGCCGCCGTTACTCTATGGTTCTTCACGAACATATCATTAGCTTCTACTGTGGCCTTTATTATCACACTGCACATGGTCATGATGATCGGCTTGGCGATGATTTGGGTTCCCGCACAAACAAATGGCCTCAATCAATTGCCGCCGCACTTGTATGCCCATGGCACCGCGGTCATGAATACCGTGCAGCAAGTTACGGGTGCCATTGCGACAGCTGTCTCCATCAGTATTCTTTCAAGCGGCACGGAGCGCTACCTACGACATTCAACTGCTCCTTCGCAGCCTGCTGAAATCGCAAACGCTATGGCCACGGGGTCTGAACACGTATTCTGGTTCACGTTGATCGTAGCGGTGGTTGGCCTTGTGGTTTCGCTCTTTATCCGGCGAGTCGTTATCAATCATGCGGTAGAAGCAAAGCCAACTCATTGA